One genomic segment of Burkholderia multivorans ATCC BAA-247 includes these proteins:
- a CDS encoding fatty acid desaturase produces MAEYFDVDHARAIAALRTRFTARTEWPTWLLIVAVYGGWLAVLLAVRAHALSLAAATPPLILLGAWHLSLQHELLHGHPTRSIHVNKLLGYPPLTVWYPYTVYRETHLRHHRDDDLTVPGIDPETNYVSRACWARLPRWRRVLSSARNTFVGRLLVGPPTSVAAMLGDACAAFRRGEWRDLPMWATHVACVAALLVWLDRTVGVPWWYYLVAVTWPAQSLAMIRSLYEHRAARHPKARIAINEAGFAMRLLYLNNNYHLVHHDLPALPWYDLPRAYRMRRDAYRQKCDGFVIRRGYAELLLRHAWRPTDAPVHPFDQGTASLSTGSGARIAAVDGYLQIST; encoded by the coding sequence ATGGCCGAATATTTCGACGTCGACCACGCGCGCGCGATTGCCGCGCTCCGCACACGTTTCACTGCCCGCACGGAATGGCCGACCTGGCTGCTGATCGTGGCCGTCTACGGCGGCTGGCTCGCGGTGCTGCTCGCCGTGCGCGCGCACGCGCTGTCGCTCGCGGCCGCGACGCCGCCGCTGATCCTGCTCGGCGCATGGCATCTGTCGCTGCAGCACGAACTGCTGCACGGCCATCCGACGCGTTCGATCCATGTGAACAAACTGCTCGGCTATCCGCCGCTCACGGTCTGGTATCCGTATACGGTCTATCGCGAGACGCATCTGCGTCATCATCGCGACGACGATCTCACCGTGCCGGGCATCGACCCCGAAACGAACTACGTGTCGCGCGCGTGCTGGGCGCGGTTGCCGCGCTGGCGCCGCGTGCTGTCGAGCGCACGCAATACGTTCGTCGGCAGGCTGCTGGTCGGGCCGCCGACGAGCGTCGCGGCGATGCTGGGCGACGCGTGCGCCGCGTTTCGGCGCGGCGAATGGCGCGATCTGCCGATGTGGGCGACCCACGTCGCATGCGTCGCGGCACTTCTCGTCTGGCTCGACCGCACGGTCGGCGTGCCGTGGTGGTACTACCTGGTTGCGGTCACGTGGCCCGCGCAGTCGCTCGCGATGATCCGCTCGCTCTACGAGCATCGCGCCGCGCGCCATCCGAAGGCGCGCATCGCGATCAACGAGGCCGGTTTCGCGATGCGGCTGCTGTACCTGAACAACAACTACCATCTCGTCCATCACGATCTGCCGGCGCTGCCGTGGTACGACCTGCCGCGCGCCTACCGGATGCGGCGCGACGCGTACCGGCAAAAGTGTGACGGATTCGTGATCCGCCGCGGCTATGCCGAACTGTTGCTGCGCCACGCGTGGCGGCCGACCGATGCGCCGGTCCATCCGTTCGATCAGGGCACGGCGTCGCTGTCGACGGGCAGTGGCGCCCGAATCGCGGCCGTCGACGGGTATCTGCAGATCAGCACGTAA
- a CDS encoding phosphate/phosphite/phosphonate ABC transporter substrate-binding protein, which yields MSQWTAALPMYNVTPHHAALWLALLRDALDAFAKAGGPADVRVLHEPFGDLLALWRRGDLLLSQTCGFPYRMLGLRDAVQLIATPAFDADGCSGAEYRSVLVVSARVHAGGVTTLAACRGLRAACNGADSHSGMNAFRHAVAPHAHDGRFFGSVTSFGSHLNVLRALGAGEADCAAIDCVTFAYVRDALPALLNDVRVIDMTASAPGLPFIASRALGEAQADALRDALASAVKADAARARALRLRGFERLSPGDYDVIQRFAQDAAVHGYPALA from the coding sequence ATGAGCCAATGGACCGCCGCACTGCCGATGTATAACGTGACGCCACACCACGCTGCGCTGTGGCTTGCATTGCTGCGCGATGCGCTCGACGCCTTCGCGAAGGCCGGTGGCCCGGCCGACGTCCGCGTGCTGCACGAACCGTTCGGCGATCTGCTCGCGCTATGGCGGCGCGGCGATCTGCTGCTGTCGCAGACTTGCGGGTTTCCCTATCGGATGCTCGGGCTGCGCGACGCGGTGCAACTGATCGCGACGCCCGCTTTCGACGCCGACGGCTGCAGCGGCGCCGAGTATCGCAGCGTGCTCGTCGTGTCGGCGCGCGTACATGCCGGCGGCGTGACGACGCTCGCCGCGTGTCGCGGCCTGCGTGCGGCGTGCAACGGAGCGGATTCGCACAGCGGGATGAACGCGTTCCGACACGCGGTGGCACCGCATGCGCACGACGGCCGGTTCTTCGGTTCGGTCACGTCGTTCGGTTCGCATCTGAACGTGCTGCGTGCGCTCGGCGCCGGCGAAGCCGATTGCGCGGCGATCGACTGCGTGACGTTCGCCTATGTGCGCGATGCGCTGCCGGCGCTGTTGAACGACGTGCGCGTGATCGACATGACGGCATCCGCGCCGGGGTTGCCGTTCATCGCGTCGCGCGCGCTCGGCGAAGCGCAGGCCGACGCGTTGCGCGACGCGCTCGCGAGTGCGGTGAAGGCCGATGCCGCGCGGGCGCGTGCATTGCGGCTGCGCGGTTTCGAACGGTTGTCGCCGGGCGATTACGACGTGATCCAGCGCTTCGCGCAGGACGCGGCCGTGCACGGCTATCCGGCGCTCGCGTGA
- the dbpA gene encoding ATP-dependent RNA helicase DbpA, giving the protein MTQPTATPFSALPLTPAMLANLEQLGYVDMTPIQAASLPIALAGHDLIAQAKTGSGKTAAFSLALLSRLDARRFDVQAMILCPTRELADQVAQEVRRLARAEENVKVLTLCGGTPMRPQAQSLEHGAHIVVGTPGRIMDHLDRGNLHLDALNTLVLDEADRMLDMGFFDDIAKVARQCPPTRQTLLFSATYPEGIAKLSQQFLRNPKEVKLEERHDDSKIRQRFYEVTETERLHAVGMLLNHYRPVSTIAFCNTKQQCRDLIDVLHAQGFHALALHGELEQRERDQVLIQFANRSCSVLVATDVAARGLDIAQLEAVINVDVTPDPEVHVHRIGRTGRADQAGWALSLASMDEMGRVGAIEQAQKRDVEWRPLSELTPASDAPLLPPMETLQILGGRKDKIRPGDVLGALTGDAGFDGKQIGKINVTEFSTYVAVERGIAHDALRKLNAGKIKGKRVKVRLMDE; this is encoded by the coding sequence TTGACCCAACCGACCGCCACGCCGTTCAGCGCGCTGCCGCTGACGCCCGCCATGCTGGCCAATCTCGAGCAGCTCGGCTATGTCGACATGACGCCGATCCAGGCTGCGAGCCTGCCGATCGCGCTGGCCGGCCACGACCTGATCGCGCAGGCGAAAACCGGCAGCGGCAAGACCGCCGCATTCTCGCTCGCGCTGCTGTCGCGCCTCGATGCCCGCCGTTTCGACGTGCAGGCGATGATCCTGTGCCCGACGCGCGAACTCGCGGACCAGGTCGCGCAGGAGGTGCGCCGCCTCGCACGCGCAGAGGAAAACGTGAAGGTGCTGACGCTCTGCGGCGGCACGCCGATGCGTCCGCAGGCGCAAAGCCTCGAGCACGGCGCGCATATCGTGGTCGGCACGCCCGGCCGCATCATGGATCACCTCGATCGCGGCAATCTGCACCTCGATGCGCTGAACACGCTCGTGCTCGACGAAGCGGACCGTATGCTCGACATGGGCTTCTTCGACGACATCGCCAAGGTCGCGCGCCAATGTCCGCCGACGCGGCAGACGCTGCTGTTCTCGGCAACCTACCCGGAAGGCATCGCGAAACTGAGCCAGCAGTTCCTGCGCAATCCGAAGGAAGTGAAGCTCGAAGAGCGCCACGACGACAGCAAGATCCGTCAGCGCTTTTACGAAGTGACCGAAACCGAGCGGCTGCATGCGGTCGGCATGTTGCTGAACCATTACCGGCCGGTCAGCACGATCGCGTTCTGCAATACCAAGCAGCAATGCCGCGACCTGATCGACGTGCTGCACGCACAGGGCTTCCACGCGCTTGCGCTGCACGGCGAGCTCGAACAGCGCGAACGCGACCAGGTACTCATCCAGTTCGCGAACCGCAGCTGCTCGGTGCTCGTCGCGACCGACGTCGCCGCGCGCGGGCTCGACATCGCGCAGCTCGAAGCGGTGATCAACGTCGACGTGACGCCCGACCCCGAAGTGCACGTGCACCGGATCGGCCGCACGGGCCGCGCCGATCAGGCAGGCTGGGCGCTGAGCCTCGCGAGCATGGACGAGATGGGCCGCGTCGGCGCGATCGAGCAGGCGCAGAAGCGCGACGTCGAATGGCGGCCGCTGTCCGAGCTGACGCCCGCCAGCGACGCGCCGCTGCTGCCGCCGATGGAGACGCTGCAGATTCTCGGCGGACGCAAGGACAAGATCCGTCCCGGCGACGTGCTCGGCGCGCTGACCGGCGATGCGGGATTCGACGGCAAGCAGATCGGCAAGATCAACGTGACCGAGTTCTCGACCTACGTCGCAGTCGAGCGCGGTATCGCCCATGACGCGCTGCGCAAGCTCAATGCGGGGAAGATCAAGGGCAAGCGCGTGAAAGTCAGACTGATGGACGAGTAA
- a CDS encoding DUF4410 domain-containing protein, with translation MKTLFRHAALAWITIGFLSGCASSVTRDASSSATAPVTASTAHFGTKPVIVNVTLDDTAREELKDNLKFDAKKLQEKLETALDARKLLAKADSPDAMHLNVEVTGIRVRSSFSAVMFGFMAGNDHVNGTVTLADADNRPVDRFKVSASYALGGIAGIDSMRMDWLYEKFTEQTLATLDPATAAQQAAAATGKSKL, from the coding sequence ATGAAAACCCTTTTCCGTCATGCCGCGCTGGCATGGATAACGATCGGCTTCCTGTCGGGCTGCGCAAGCAGCGTGACGCGCGACGCGAGCAGCTCGGCCACGGCGCCCGTCACCGCGTCGACGGCGCACTTCGGTACGAAACCCGTGATCGTGAACGTCACGCTCGACGACACCGCGCGGGAAGAACTCAAAGACAACCTGAAGTTCGACGCGAAAAAGCTGCAGGAGAAGCTCGAAACCGCCCTGGACGCACGCAAGCTGCTCGCCAAAGCCGATTCGCCCGATGCGATGCACCTGAACGTCGAAGTCACCGGCATTCGCGTGCGGTCGAGCTTTTCCGCGGTCATGTTCGGCTTCATGGCCGGCAACGATCATGTGAACGGCACCGTGACGCTCGCCGATGCCGACAATCGTCCGGTCGACCGCTTCAAGGTGTCGGCATCGTACGCGCTCGGCGGCATCGCCGGCATCGACAGCATGCGCATGGACTGGCTGTACGAGAAATTCACCGAGCAGACGCTCGCCACGCTCGATCCGGCCACCGCTGCGCAGCAGGCCGCCGCTGCAACGGGCAAGTCGAAGCTGTAA
- a CDS encoding autotransporter outer membrane beta-barrel domain-containing protein, translating into MCCAFGSDDRTTFRGSTAIGSQAGQTAAQIGAGLVAQWTKRGSMYAAVSYLTNLGGEHRRTIIRHAGVRWTW; encoded by the coding sequence ATGTGCTGCGCGTTCGGCAGTGACGATAGGACGACGTTCCGCGGCTCGACGGCGATCGGCTCGCAGGCCGGGCAGACCGCCGCGCAGATCGGTGCCGGGCTTGTCGCGCAGTGGACGAAGCGCGGCAGTATGTATGCGGCGGTCAGCTACCTGACGAACCTCGGCGGCGAGCACCGGCGCACGATCATCAGGCATGCGGGCGTGCGATGGACGTGGTGA
- a CDS encoding fucose-binding lectin II, whose translation MQQPFTHDDLYALLQLAGNDAKAVQANGDQAVLDRMRQFMTAQLVEKLPQYDVFVDIATVPYSFDVGSWQNKVKTDAAGQVVACTVTWAGAPGVLPGAAAKFGVGAVVNYFSKATPQPQPAQPDTATAGGGERDGVFNLPPNIAFGVTALVNSSAQQTIEVFVDDDPKPAATFQGAGTHNTNLNTQIVNSGNGKVRVVVTVNGKPSKIGSRQVDIFKKAYFGLVASEDGTDGDYNDGIAILNWPLG comes from the coding sequence ATGCAACAACCGTTTACCCATGACGATCTTTACGCGCTACTGCAACTCGCCGGCAACGATGCCAAGGCCGTGCAAGCGAACGGCGACCAGGCGGTGCTCGACCGGATGCGCCAGTTCATGACCGCGCAGCTCGTCGAGAAGCTGCCGCAGTACGACGTGTTCGTCGACATCGCGACCGTTCCGTACAGCTTCGACGTCGGCAGCTGGCAGAACAAGGTGAAGACCGACGCGGCCGGACAGGTGGTCGCATGCACAGTCACGTGGGCCGGCGCGCCCGGCGTGCTGCCGGGCGCAGCGGCGAAGTTCGGCGTCGGCGCGGTGGTCAACTATTTCTCGAAAGCGACGCCGCAGCCGCAACCCGCGCAGCCGGATACCGCGACCGCCGGCGGCGGCGAACGCGACGGCGTGTTCAATCTGCCGCCGAACATCGCATTCGGCGTGACCGCGCTGGTCAACTCGTCCGCACAGCAGACGATCGAGGTCTTCGTCGACGACGACCCGAAGCCAGCCGCGACATTCCAGGGCGCCGGCACGCATAACACGAACCTGAACACGCAGATCGTGAACTCGGGCAACGGCAAGGTGCGCGTGGTGGTCACGGTGAACGGCAAGCCGTCGAAGATCGGCTCGCGCCAGGTCGACATCTTCAAGAAGGCGTACTTCGGACTGGTCGCTTCGGAAGACGGCACGGACGGCGACTACAACGACGGGATCGCGATCCTGAACTGGCCACTCGGTTGA
- a CDS encoding fucose-binding lectin II codes for MADSQTSSNRGGEFSIPPNTDFRAIFFANAAEQQHIKLFIGDSNEPAAYYKLTTRDGPREATLNSGNGKLRFEVTVNGKASATDARLAPITGKKSDGSPYTVNFGIVVSEDGHDSDYNDGIVVLQWPIG; via the coding sequence ATGGCCGACTCTCAAACGTCCTCGAATCGTGGCGGCGAATTCTCGATCCCGCCGAACACCGATTTCCGCGCGATTTTCTTCGCGAATGCGGCCGAACAGCAGCACATCAAGCTGTTCATCGGCGACAGCAACGAACCGGCCGCGTATTACAAGCTCACCACGCGCGACGGCCCGCGCGAGGCCACGCTGAATTCGGGCAACGGCAAGCTGCGCTTCGAGGTGACGGTCAACGGAAAGGCATCGGCCACCGACGCGCGGCTCGCGCCGATCACCGGCAAGAAATCGGACGGCTCGCCGTACACGGTCAACTTCGGGATCGTCGTGTCGGAGGACGGCCACGACAGCGACTACAACGACGGCATCGTCGTGCTGCAGTGGCCGATCGGCTGA
- a CDS encoding LysR family transcriptional regulator, producing MKLKQLSAFLAVAEHRTIRGAARALGVTQPAVSGIVRELEGELGVPLVMRSVKGVALTDYGSAFAIRARRIVEEIQRTRDEIEQLRLGTTGSVSIAVSPTVALTILPHAFDAFTRALPGAAVNIDDALTATDFARLRDGSLDFIVTHQLSDALPDADEFARIPLFRTAFVVVARSRHRLARARSLRELGDARWCVPRYGDGGDDLIRSIFVPRGIEMPKRIVQCPSFAATLGLVSRTDALGVFARPLADVERGSRRLVVLDLVEPLPALTVAIVMRRHALLTPAALRLIDCLKAAADVFRGGADGDSDGA from the coding sequence ATGAAGCTCAAGCAGCTCAGTGCATTCCTCGCCGTCGCCGAGCACCGCACGATCCGCGGCGCCGCCCGCGCGCTCGGCGTCACGCAGCCGGCCGTCAGCGGCATCGTGCGCGAGCTCGAAGGCGAGCTCGGCGTGCCGCTCGTGATGCGCAGCGTCAAGGGCGTCGCCTTGACCGATTACGGCAGCGCGTTCGCGATCCGCGCGCGGCGCATCGTCGAGGAGATCCAGCGCACGCGCGACGAAATCGAGCAGTTGCGGCTCGGCACGACCGGCTCGGTGTCGATCGCGGTCAGCCCGACCGTCGCGCTGACGATCCTGCCGCACGCCTTCGATGCGTTCACGCGCGCGCTGCCCGGCGCGGCGGTCAATATCGACGACGCGCTGACGGCGACCGACTTCGCGCGACTGCGCGACGGCTCGCTCGATTTCATCGTCACGCATCAGCTGTCGGACGCGCTGCCGGACGCCGACGAATTCGCGCGCATTCCGCTGTTCCGCACTGCGTTCGTCGTGGTCGCCCGCAGCCGGCATCGGCTGGCCCGCGCGCGTTCGCTGCGCGAGCTCGGCGACGCGCGCTGGTGCGTGCCGCGCTATGGGGACGGCGGCGACGATCTGATCCGGTCGATCTTCGTTCCGCGCGGGATCGAGATGCCGAAGCGGATCGTGCAGTGCCCGTCGTTCGCGGCGACGCTCGGGCTCGTGTCGCGGACGGACGCACTCGGCGTCTTCGCGCGGCCGCTCGCGGACGTCGAGCGCGGCTCGCGCCGGCTCGTCGTGCTCGATCTCGTCGAGCCGCTGCCGGCGCTGACGGTCGCGATCGTGATGCGGCGGCACGCGCTGCTGACGCCGGCCGCGCTGAGGTTGATCGACTGTTTGAAGGCGGCGGCGGATGTGTTCAGGGGTGGCGCAGACGGAGACAGCGACGGCGCGTGA
- a CDS encoding Zn-dependent hydrolase: MMRVNRQRLWDSLMEMATIGATARGGSCRLALSDDEVRGRRRFIAWCEAAGCEIRIDPIGNLFARRPGTEPDAPAVMCGSHLDTQPLGGRFDGVYGVLAGLEAIRTLNEHSIATRHPIDVVAWTNEEGSRFTPGMMGSAVYAGKLDLDDALARPCMHSGVRLDDELERTGFAGPVRERQMPKAYFEAHIEQGPVLENAGVPIGVVTGVQGIVELDVTVTGFESHAGTTPMSVRKDAMGVAAAMIAAIVEHGHGFDADARVTVGHLACQPNSPSTIPGQVRFSVDVRHPSRSALQRLVADIGAICTERTALRGTHVDVQRIAEYDPIAFDAACIERVRQATIAAGYPYLEMFSGAGHDAVNLSYVAPSAMVFVPCKAGLSHNEAEDADPVHLAQGASVLANLLVDCAR; encoded by the coding sequence ATGATGCGCGTCAACCGGCAACGACTGTGGGATTCGCTGATGGAGATGGCGACGATCGGCGCGACCGCGCGCGGCGGCAGCTGCCGGCTCGCGCTGAGCGACGACGAGGTGCGCGGCCGGCGCCGCTTCATCGCATGGTGCGAGGCGGCCGGCTGCGAGATCCGCATCGATCCGATCGGCAACCTGTTCGCGCGGCGGCCCGGCACGGAGCCGGATGCGCCGGCCGTGATGTGCGGCAGCCATCTCGACACGCAGCCGCTCGGCGGCCGCTTCGACGGCGTCTATGGCGTGCTCGCGGGCCTCGAGGCGATTCGCACGCTGAACGAGCACAGCATCGCGACGCGGCATCCGATCGACGTCGTCGCATGGACGAACGAAGAGGGTTCGCGCTTCACGCCCGGCATGATGGGTTCGGCCGTCTATGCGGGCAAGCTGGACCTCGACGACGCGCTCGCGCGGCCCTGCATGCACAGCGGCGTGCGGCTCGACGACGAGCTCGAACGCACGGGCTTCGCGGGTCCTGTGCGCGAGCGGCAGATGCCGAAGGCGTACTTCGAAGCGCATATCGAGCAGGGGCCCGTGCTCGAGAACGCGGGCGTGCCGATCGGCGTCGTGACCGGCGTGCAGGGCATCGTCGAACTCGACGTCACGGTGACCGGTTTCGAGTCGCATGCCGGCACGACGCCGATGAGCGTGCGCAAGGACGCGATGGGCGTCGCGGCCGCGATGATCGCCGCGATCGTCGAGCACGGGCACGGCTTCGACGCCGATGCGCGCGTGACGGTCGGCCATCTCGCGTGCCAGCCGAACTCGCCGAGCACGATACCGGGGCAGGTGCGCTTCAGCGTCGACGTGCGTCATCCGTCGCGCTCGGCGTTGCAGCGGCTCGTCGCCGATATCGGCGCGATCTGCACGGAGCGCACCGCGCTGCGCGGCACGCACGTGGACGTGCAGCGCATCGCCGAGTACGACCCGATCGCGTTCGACGCGGCATGCATCGAACGTGTGCGGCAGGCAACGATCGCGGCCGGCTATCCGTATCTCGAGATGTTCAGCGGCGCCGGGCACGATGCGGTGAACCTGTCGTACGTCGCACCGAGCGCGATGGTGTTCGTCCCGTGCAAGGCCGGCCTCAGCCACAACGAGGCCGAGGACGCAGATCCCGTCCATCTCGCGCAAGGCGCGTCGGTGCTCGCGAACCTGCTCGTCGACTGCGCGCGCTAG
- a CDS encoding cupin domain-containing protein, producing the protein MSTTPPRELLKAADIAKMEPTRAVHPLNPNAVRLRKALGDLTGITQLGFHLITLMPGHESAEYHRHLYEEECVYVLSGNGTVTIGERREAVGPGDFLGFARGGEAHTLQNTGDTPLELIVVGQRLEHDVCEYPRVGKRLYVAGPLEDFVDLPTQP; encoded by the coding sequence ATGTCGACGACACCCCCGCGGGAGCTGCTGAAGGCTGCCGACATCGCGAAGATGGAACCGACACGCGCGGTTCATCCGCTCAATCCCAATGCCGTACGGCTGCGCAAGGCGCTCGGCGATCTGACCGGCATCACACAGCTCGGCTTTCATCTGATCACGTTGATGCCGGGCCACGAGTCCGCCGAATATCACCGGCATCTGTACGAGGAAGAGTGCGTCTACGTGCTGTCCGGCAACGGCACCGTGACGATCGGCGAGCGCCGCGAAGCGGTCGGACCGGGCGATTTTCTCGGCTTCGCGCGCGGCGGCGAAGCGCATACGCTGCAGAACACCGGCGATACGCCGCTCGAACTGATCGTCGTCGGGCAGCGGCTCGAGCACGACGTATGCGAATACCCGCGGGTCGGCAAGCGGCTGTATGTCGCCGGGCCGCTCGAAGACTTCGTCGACTTGCCGACACAGCCGTAA
- a CDS encoding SDR family NAD(P)-dependent oxidoreductase — translation MDTPHPPTHAPIPDTELEAEVDAEVETAIEPRASRVHRPVALVTGSTSGIGAAIARRLAADGYAVILHSRRSVETGRAMASELGAAYVQADLADDAERVRLIRDALAVHGRLDVLVNNAGISRTIAHDDLAAATSDVWRELYEINAIAPFRLVAEAQPALLEAASHGRAGCVVNVSSHAGVRPKGASIPYAAAKAALNHTTRLLARTLAPAIRVNAVAPGLVDTPLTADWTDAQQLWRERAPMRRAATPDDVAQTVAMLVASDYVTGEIVMLDGGLNLT, via the coding sequence ATGGACACGCCCCACCCGCCGACGCACGCCCCGATCCCCGACACCGAACTCGAAGCCGAAGTCGACGCCGAAGTCGAAACCGCCATCGAGCCGCGCGCGTCGCGCGTGCATCGGCCGGTTGCGCTCGTCACCGGATCGACGTCGGGGATCGGCGCGGCGATTGCACGGCGCCTCGCCGCGGACGGTTACGCGGTGATCCTGCATTCGCGGCGGTCGGTCGAGACGGGGCGCGCGATGGCGAGCGAACTCGGCGCGGCATACGTGCAGGCCGATCTCGCCGACGATGCCGAACGCGTGAGGCTGATCCGCGATGCGCTCGCGGTGCACGGCCGCCTCGACGTGCTCGTCAATAACGCGGGCATCAGCCGCACGATCGCGCACGACGATCTGGCAGCCGCGACGTCCGACGTGTGGCGCGAGCTGTACGAGATCAACGCGATCGCGCCGTTTCGGCTCGTCGCCGAAGCGCAGCCCGCGCTGCTCGAAGCGGCGTCGCACGGCCGTGCCGGCTGCGTCGTGAACGTCAGTTCGCACGCCGGTGTGCGGCCGAAGGGCGCGTCGATTCCGTATGCGGCCGCGAAGGCGGCGCTCAATCACACGACGCGCCTGCTCGCGCGCACACTGGCGCCGGCGATCCGCGTCAATGCGGTTGCGCCCGGGCTCGTCGATACGCCGCTGACGGCCGACTGGACCGACGCGCAGCAGCTCTGGCGCGAGCGTGCGCCGATGCGCCGCGCGGCGACGCCGGACGACGTCGCGCAGACGGTCGCGATGCTCGTCGCGTCCGACTACGTGACGGGCGAGATCGTCATGCTCGACGGCGGATTGAATCTGACGTAG
- the surE gene encoding 5'/3'-nucleotidase SurE has product MQETRPLFDRVLLTNDDGFDAPGLAVLERVAAQLAREVWIVAPAEDQSGTSHSLSLHEPLRVHRKDERRFAVRGTPGDCVAIAVSHLMKDARPDAVLSGVNRGANLGTETVFSGTVGAAMTSMLLGVPAIALSQAFTDRHAVPWDTALAHAPDVIRRLVAAGWDSDVCLNVNFPARPAQDVRGLKATNQGAGTLQGVEIVSGRDPRDIEYHWLKLARAPRDDAADSETVALGEGFISVTPLKFERTHDHALARLRSSIG; this is encoded by the coding sequence ATGCAAGAAACCCGCCCGCTGTTCGATCGCGTCCTGCTCACCAACGACGACGGATTCGACGCCCCCGGTCTCGCCGTGCTCGAACGCGTCGCCGCGCAGCTCGCGCGCGAAGTGTGGATCGTCGCGCCGGCCGAGGACCAGAGCGGCACGTCGCACTCGCTGAGCCTGCACGAGCCGCTGCGCGTGCATCGCAAAGACGAACGCCGCTTCGCGGTGCGCGGCACGCCCGGCGACTGCGTCGCGATCGCCGTCAGCCATCTGATGAAGGACGCGCGGCCCGACGCGGTGCTGTCGGGCGTCAATCGCGGCGCGAATCTCGGCACCGAGACCGTGTTCTCGGGCACGGTCGGCGCCGCGATGACGAGCATGCTGCTCGGCGTACCGGCCATCGCACTGAGCCAGGCCTTCACCGATCGGCACGCGGTGCCGTGGGACACCGCGCTTGCGCATGCGCCCGACGTCATCCGCCGGCTCGTCGCGGCCGGCTGGGACAGCGACGTGTGCCTGAACGTGAACTTCCCCGCGCGACCCGCGCAGGACGTGCGCGGCCTGAAGGCGACGAATCAGGGCGCCGGCACGCTGCAGGGCGTCGAAATCGTGTCGGGGCGCGATCCGCGCGACATCGAGTATCACTGGCTGAAACTCGCGCGCGCCCCGCGCGACGACGCCGCCGATTCGGAAACGGTCGCGCTCGGCGAAGGCTTCATTTCCGTCACGCCGCTGAAGTTCGAACGCACGCATGATCACGCGCTCGCGCGGCTGCGCTCGAGCATCGGCTGA
- a CDS encoding AzlD family protein: MPDFSTVATIVLMASTTYLSRILGYVMLRNRPLSPRMAAVMENVPGCVLISVIAPAFVSTRPADLLALGITIVAATRLSILPTVAIGVVSAGVLRHLLG; encoded by the coding sequence ATGCCTGATTTCAGCACCGTCGCAACGATCGTGCTGATGGCGTCGACGACTTACCTCTCGCGCATCCTCGGCTACGTGATGCTGCGCAACCGCCCGCTGAGCCCGCGAATGGCCGCCGTCATGGAGAACGTGCCGGGCTGCGTGCTGATCTCGGTGATCGCACCCGCCTTCGTGTCGACGCGTCCGGCCGACCTGCTCGCGCTCGGCATCACGATCGTCGCGGCCACGCGCCTGTCGATCCTCCCGACCGTCGCGATCGGCGTCGTGTCGGCCGGCGTGCTGCGACACCTGCTCGGCTAG